A window from Dioscorea cayenensis subsp. rotundata cultivar TDr96_F1 chromosome 10, TDr96_F1_v2_PseudoChromosome.rev07_lg8_w22 25.fasta, whole genome shotgun sequence encodes these proteins:
- the LOC120270839 gene encoding probable sucrose-phosphate synthase 4 isoform X5, producing MEREHLSKVAAEDLSDLSEGEKEKGDPEVPMLRIDSNVQIWQDEQAQNKRLYIVLISLHGLIRGENMELGRDSDTGGQVKYVVELARALGGTKGVYRVDLLTRQLSGPDVHWSYGEPVEMLTYGDRNSHIDSCGAYIIRLPFGPGQRYIPKESLWPHIPEFVDRALAHITNVARSVGDQLEPAGGKPIWPYVIHGHYADASEAAARLSGILNVPMVITGHSLGRNKLEQLLKQGRLSKEDINRTYRIMRRIDAEEAALDAAEMVITSTRQEIEEQWGLYDGFDVNLERKLRVRRRRGVSCFGRYMPRMVVIPPGLDFSYVRMQDLSEGDADLAKMIGPDGAQSRRDLPPIWAEIMRFFTNPHKPMILALSRPDPKKNVTTLLKAFGECHPLRELSNMTLILGNRDDIEEMSGSGATVLTTVLKLIDKYDLYGLVAYPKHHKQTDVPEIYRLAAKTKGVFINPALVEPFGLTLIEAAAYGLPVVATKNGGPVDIMKALNNGVLVDPHDHNAISAALLKLVADKGLWMECRRNGLKNIHRFSWPEHCRKYLSHVEHYRNHQTATSLEIMSRMEEPMSDSLRDVEDLSLRFSVDGGDLQTNGSVSSIVEALHQHQHDLTHSLMNNTYMFGPGKRQRMFVIAVDCYDANGQIVLHDFSVLIGKLMAIGGTNGCTGFVLATGATGKETIEAMQQCDIPPRGFDALICSSGSELYYPWRDLMPDGDYGAHIDYRWPVEHVKSTILRVAQMENKPEEDCLIVDEEACSWHCNAYSLKQGAKVRKLDAIHQRLRMRGFRCNPIYTKACTRLNVVPLYASRSYALRYLSVRWNIDLSKLLIFVGERGDTDHEELLPGIHNTVILTGLVTSGSETLLRDEENCKIDDIIPLESSNIAWLPAESFDASAIMAIIEKVKAK from the exons ATGGAGAGAGAGCACTTAAGCAAGGTTGCTGCAGAAGACTTATCGGACTTATCTGAAGGCGAGAAGGAGAAGGGAGACCCTGAGGTGCCAATGCTGAGGATTGATTCTAACGTGCAGATTTGGCAGGATGAGCAGGCCCAGAACAAACGGCTCTACATTGTTCTCATTAG tTTGCATGGATTGATCAGAGGGGAGAACATGGAGTTAGGAAGGGATTCTGATACTGGAGGGCAG GTGAAATACGTGGTGGAGTTGGCCCGGGCTTTGGGTGGTACCAAAGGGGTGTACCGTGTGGACTTACTTACTCGGCAGTTATCTGGGCCGGATGTTCACTGGAGCTATGGTGAACCAGTTGAGATGCTCACCTACGGTGACAGGAATTCCCATATTGACTCTTGTGGGGCATACATCATCAGACTTCCCTTTGGTCCTGGTCAAAG GTATATTCCCAAGGAGTCATTGTGGCCCCACATCCCCGAGTTCGTGGACCGGGCCCTGGCCCATATAACGAATGTGGCCCGCTCTGTCGGCGACCAACTTGAACCCGCCGGAGGGAAACCGATATGGCCGTACGTCATCCACGGCCACTACGCCGACGCCAGCGAAGCCGCCGCCCGCCTCTCCGGCATCCTCAACGTCCCAATGGTGATCACCGGCCACTCCCTCGGGCGGAACAAGCTGGAGCAGCTGCTGAAGCAGGGAAGGCTCAGTAAGGAGGACATCAATAGGACTTACAGGATCATGAGGAGGATCGATGCCGAGGAGGCGGCGCTTGATGCGGCGGAGATGGTGATCACGAGCACCAGGCAGGAGATTGAGGAGCAGTGGGGTTTGTATGATGGCTTTGATGTTAATCTGGAGAGGAAGCTCAGGGTACGCCGCCGCCGGGGTGTTTCTTGCTTCGGTCGATATATGCCTCGAATGGTG GTCATACCACCAGGATTGGATTTTAGCTATGTGCGCATGCAGGATTTGAGTGAGGGTGATGCTGATCTTGCCAAGATGATAGGCCCTGATGGAGCTCAGAGCAGAAGAGATCTTCCTCCAATATGGGCTGAG aTAATGAGGTTCTTTACGAATCCTCACAAGCCAATGATTCTGGCCCTCTCTCGGCCTGATCCTAAGAAGAATGTGACAACCTTGCTTAAGGCCTTTGGTGAATGCCACCCTCTCCGAGAACTTTCTAACATG aCACTGATTCTTGGAAATAGAGATGATATTGAAGAGATGTCTGGCAGTGGTGCGACAGTTCTCACCACTGTACTGAAGCTGATTGATAAATATGATCTCTATGGTCTGGTGGCTTATCCTAAGCATCATAAGCAAACTGATGTGCCTGAGATTTATCGCCTTGCTGCCAAGACAAAG GGGGTCTTCATCAATCCGGCACTGGTTGAACCATTTGGTCTCACTCTCATAGAG GCTGCTGCTTATGGTTTGCCTGTGGTTGCAACCAAGAATGGAGGGCCGGTGGACATTATGAAG GCATTGAACAATGGTGTCTTGGTGGATCCTCATGATCATAATGCCATTTCTGCTGCCCTCCTGAAACTGGTTGCTGACAAGGGACTTTGGATGGAATGCCGGAGGAATGGCCTGAAGAATATCCATCGTTTCTCATGGCCTGAACATTGCCGGAAATATCTATCACATGTTGAGCACTACCGGAACCATCAAACTGCCACTAGTCTGGAAATCATGTCACGCATGGAAGAGCCGATGAGTGACTCTCTCAGGGATGTTGAAGACTTATCACTCAGGTTCTCTGTAGATGGAGGTGACCTCCAAACCAATGGCAGTGTTAGCTCTATTGTGGAAGCTCTCCATCAACATCAACATGATCTTACACATTCCCTGATGAACAACACATACATGTTTGGTCCTGGGAAGAGGCAAAGGATGTTTGTGATTGCAGTTGATTGTTATGATGCCAACGGTCAAATAGTTCTCCATGATTTTTCAGTGCTCATCGGAAAATTAATGGCCATTGGAGGAACTAATGGCTGCACTGGTTTTGTCCTTGCAACGGGAGCCACTGGAAAAGAAACTATCGAGGCCATGCAGCAATGTGATATACCCCCAAGGGGCTTTGATGCATTGATTTGCAGCAGCGGAAGTGAGTTATACTATCCATGGAGGGATCTCATGCCTGATGGCGACTATGGTGCTCATATTGATTATCGATGGCCTGTGGAGCACGTGAAATCGACCATTCTTAGGGTGGCTCAAATGGAGAACAAACCTGAAGAGGATTGTCTGATTGTTGACGAGGAGGCATGTAGCTGGCATTGCAATGCATACTCACTTAAGCAGGGAGCCAAG GTTAGGAAGCTAGATGCTATTCACCAAAGGCTGCGCATGCGTGGTTTCCGATGCAATCCTATCTATACCAAAGCTTGTACAAGATTAAATGTTGTTCCATTGTATGCTTCAAGGTCATATGCACTAAG GTATCTTTCAGTAAGATGGAACATTGATctatcaaaattattaatatttgttggagaAAGAGGAGACACAGATCATGAGGAGCTCCTTCCAGGTATCCACAATACCGTAATTCTTACAGGCTTGGTCACAAGTGGTAGCGAGACACTACTCCGTGATGAAGAGAACTGCAAGATTGATGATATCATCCCATTGGAAAGCTCAAACATAGCCTGGCTACCTGCTGAAAGCTTTGATGCTTCAGCTATCATGGCTATTATTGAGAAGGTTAAAGCAAAATGA
- the LOC120270839 gene encoding probable sucrose-phosphate synthase 4 isoform X4, which translates to MRIGRITNPPLNRTGARLAMERNTKSLAILFSQANWKPRNMQAMSKGKASYFERKQRRKGSEPKRKVLPRLDIPTGYPTQPVNGTGFGIQFSSLPDMVNSIQKDRAMAGNEWINGYLEAILDAGTKLSREKNISSPLSPPAGRAPPYSPTKYFVEEVVNHFDDADLHKTWIKAVAMRSNHERNQRLENICWRIWHLTRKKKQIEWEDERKLAKQRMEREHLSKVAAEDLSDLSEGEKEKGDPEVPMLRIDSNVQIWQDEQAQNKRLYIVLISLHGLIRGENMELGRDSDTGGQVKYVVELARALGGTKGVYRVDLLTRQLSGPDVHWSYGEPVEMLTYGDRNSHIDSCGAYIIRLPFGPGQRYIPKESLWPHIPEFVDRALAHITNVARSVGDQLEPAGGKPIWPYVIHGHYADASEAAARLSGILNVPMVITGHSLGRNKLEQLLKQGRLSKEDINRTYRIMRRIDAEEAALDAAEMVITSTRQEIEEQWGLYDGFDVNLERKLRVRRRRGVSCFGRYMPRMVVIPPGLDFSYVRMQDLSEGDADLAKMIGPDGAQSRRDLPPIWAEIMRFFTNPHKPMILALSRPDPKKNVTTLLKAFGECHPLRELSNMTLILGNRDDIEEMSGSGATVLTTVLKLIDKYDLYGLVAYPKHHKQTDVPEIYRLAAKTKGVFINPALVEPFGLTLIEAAAYGLPVVATKNGGPVDIMKALNNGVLVDPHDHNAISAALLKLVADKGLWMECRRNGLKNIHRFSWPEHCRKYLSHVEHYRNHQTATSLEIMSRMEEPMSDSLRDVEDLSLRFSVDGGDLQTNGSVSSIVEALHQHQHDLTHSLMNNTYMFGPGKRQRMFVIAVDCYDANGQIVLHDFSVLIGKLMAIGGTNGCTGFVLATGATGKETIEAMQQCDIPPRGFDALICSSGSELYYPWRDLMPDGDYGAHIDYRWPVEHVKSTILRVAQMENKPEEDCLIVDEEACSWHCNAYSLKQGAKVCDP; encoded by the exons ATGCGGATTGGAAGAATAACAAATCCTCCCTTGAATAG GACAGGAGCAAGGCTTGCCATGGAAAGGAACACCAAAAGCCTTGCAATTCTTTTCTCTCAGGCAAATTGGAAGCCGAGGAATATGCAAGCAATG TCAAAAGGCAAAGCATCTTATTTTGAGAGGAAGCAAAGGAGGAAGGGTAGTGAGCCAAAGAGGAAGGTCTTGCCAAGATTGGATATTCCTACTGGATATCCAACTCAACCAGT GAATGGGACTGGATTTGGAATTCAGTTTTCAAG TCTCCCAGACATGGTGAATAGCATACAGAAGGATAGAGCCATGGCAGGGAATGAATGGATCAACGGTTACTTAGAGGCCATCTTGGATGCAGGCACAAAGCTCTCACGAGAAAAAAACATCTCTTCTCCTCTTTCTCCTCCAGCAGGACGAGCTCCTCCATACAGTCCAACAAAATACTTTGTTGAGGAAGTGGTGAACCATTTTGACGATGCAGACCTCCACAAGACATGGATCAAA GCGGTGGCCATGAGGAGTAACCATGAGAGGAACCAGAGACTGGAGAACATATGCTGGAGGATTTGGCACCTCACTCGTAAAAAGAAGCAG ATTGAGTGGGAGGATGAACGGAAACTGGCAAAGCAGAGAATGGAGAGAGAGCACTTAAGCAAGGTTGCTGCAGAAGACTTATCGGACTTATCTGAAGGCGAGAAGGAGAAGGGAGACCCTGAGGTGCCAATGCTGAGGATTGATTCTAACGTGCAGATTTGGCAGGATGAGCAGGCCCAGAACAAACGGCTCTACATTGTTCTCATTAG tTTGCATGGATTGATCAGAGGGGAGAACATGGAGTTAGGAAGGGATTCTGATACTGGAGGGCAG GTGAAATACGTGGTGGAGTTGGCCCGGGCTTTGGGTGGTACCAAAGGGGTGTACCGTGTGGACTTACTTACTCGGCAGTTATCTGGGCCGGATGTTCACTGGAGCTATGGTGAACCAGTTGAGATGCTCACCTACGGTGACAGGAATTCCCATATTGACTCTTGTGGGGCATACATCATCAGACTTCCCTTTGGTCCTGGTCAAAG GTATATTCCCAAGGAGTCATTGTGGCCCCACATCCCCGAGTTCGTGGACCGGGCCCTGGCCCATATAACGAATGTGGCCCGCTCTGTCGGCGACCAACTTGAACCCGCCGGAGGGAAACCGATATGGCCGTACGTCATCCACGGCCACTACGCCGACGCCAGCGAAGCCGCCGCCCGCCTCTCCGGCATCCTCAACGTCCCAATGGTGATCACCGGCCACTCCCTCGGGCGGAACAAGCTGGAGCAGCTGCTGAAGCAGGGAAGGCTCAGTAAGGAGGACATCAATAGGACTTACAGGATCATGAGGAGGATCGATGCCGAGGAGGCGGCGCTTGATGCGGCGGAGATGGTGATCACGAGCACCAGGCAGGAGATTGAGGAGCAGTGGGGTTTGTATGATGGCTTTGATGTTAATCTGGAGAGGAAGCTCAGGGTACGCCGCCGCCGGGGTGTTTCTTGCTTCGGTCGATATATGCCTCGAATGGTG GTCATACCACCAGGATTGGATTTTAGCTATGTGCGCATGCAGGATTTGAGTGAGGGTGATGCTGATCTTGCCAAGATGATAGGCCCTGATGGAGCTCAGAGCAGAAGAGATCTTCCTCCAATATGGGCTGAG aTAATGAGGTTCTTTACGAATCCTCACAAGCCAATGATTCTGGCCCTCTCTCGGCCTGATCCTAAGAAGAATGTGACAACCTTGCTTAAGGCCTTTGGTGAATGCCACCCTCTCCGAGAACTTTCTAACATG aCACTGATTCTTGGAAATAGAGATGATATTGAAGAGATGTCTGGCAGTGGTGCGACAGTTCTCACCACTGTACTGAAGCTGATTGATAAATATGATCTCTATGGTCTGGTGGCTTATCCTAAGCATCATAAGCAAACTGATGTGCCTGAGATTTATCGCCTTGCTGCCAAGACAAAG GGGGTCTTCATCAATCCGGCACTGGTTGAACCATTTGGTCTCACTCTCATAGAG GCTGCTGCTTATGGTTTGCCTGTGGTTGCAACCAAGAATGGAGGGCCGGTGGACATTATGAAG GCATTGAACAATGGTGTCTTGGTGGATCCTCATGATCATAATGCCATTTCTGCTGCCCTCCTGAAACTGGTTGCTGACAAGGGACTTTGGATGGAATGCCGGAGGAATGGCCTGAAGAATATCCATCGTTTCTCATGGCCTGAACATTGCCGGAAATATCTATCACATGTTGAGCACTACCGGAACCATCAAACTGCCACTAGTCTGGAAATCATGTCACGCATGGAAGAGCCGATGAGTGACTCTCTCAGGGATGTTGAAGACTTATCACTCAGGTTCTCTGTAGATGGAGGTGACCTCCAAACCAATGGCAGTGTTAGCTCTATTGTGGAAGCTCTCCATCAACATCAACATGATCTTACACATTCCCTGATGAACAACACATACATGTTTGGTCCTGGGAAGAGGCAAAGGATGTTTGTGATTGCAGTTGATTGTTATGATGCCAACGGTCAAATAGTTCTCCATGATTTTTCAGTGCTCATCGGAAAATTAATGGCCATTGGAGGAACTAATGGCTGCACTGGTTTTGTCCTTGCAACGGGAGCCACTGGAAAAGAAACTATCGAGGCCATGCAGCAATGTGATATACCCCCAAGGGGCTTTGATGCATTGATTTGCAGCAGCGGAAGTGAGTTATACTATCCATGGAGGGATCTCATGCCTGATGGCGACTATGGTGCTCATATTGATTATCGATGGCCTGTGGAGCACGTGAAATCGACCATTCTTAGGGTGGCTCAAATGGAGAACAAACCTGAAGAGGATTGTCTGATTGTTGACGAGGAGGCATGTAGCTGGCATTGCAATGCATACTCACTTAAGCAGGGAGCCAAGGTATGTGATCCATAA